Genomic segment of Osmia bicornis bicornis chromosome 2, iOsmBic2.1, whole genome shotgun sequence:
ttataaatcattgCTCCCTTTTCATCATGCCTCTCtcaatttgtattttatttactgATATGATCATTTGTTTTAGAATACTATATTATGCAATTCAGTTGATTCgcataatttaataaatatttcttaaaaataagaaaacatGATCAAAACGGGATGTCGTTATTTCCAAGTACATTGTATCGCGTAAAAATTCCTTCATAAGTTGAACTATTCTCCTAATTACTATATTGGAATTAGACACAAGTCTAACATTATATAATCTAGACTTACATCTTACAATTTCTTTAGTTTTAGTTCTACTTATAAGTAGATTTTTACGCGTTTGAGCGTGttcgatattttaaaaaatcattaacgATTATGAAAAGCATGTCTTTttgttttgtcatttttatcGGGCACACCGTAGAAACACGCGTTCTCTGTTTAAAGTATCAAGAATATAGCTATATTTGAGTATTATTCGGATTCAAAGATGCACgcgataaataaaaacttgTACAGTCAATCAATGATTTAAGGCGGAACGTTGCCTATGCTTTTTTCTATCCTAAACGTTAATTTTTTGGTTACCGTTTACATTATGTTCATTAAATATCTAATAAATATAACAACAATGGTACatagtatttaaaaattaactaaTTACATGCAATATATAAATATGGTTCTCTTCTACAACTATACAATGCTATCCTACGTCGTGTATTTCTATTTACAATTGTTACAGTACCTTTATACTTTACtcgtttcaatgaaatttttcgcatTCTGTATATAACACCGTAAACGTTTATATAAACATTAACATTTACACaaacgaaatttttaaaagatgtcTAATAGCAAAATTTATCCTAGAATGAATCTCACGAGTTCCAATAATAATACGCTACATCAGGCGTTTCAAACAGATAGAATTTAAAGACAGAAAACTAAACAAGCGCGATTTATCATAAAATTGAGCTtctattaatcattttttcgtttttttttctcttttctttttttttcgaacgAAAGTACGTCACTTGGTAATTTCTCGTATCTTAATTCAAtgcaaaaaatattgtattcttATGACTAGAGTAATAGTGTTTACTATCATCACGATGAAATAATATCGTTTCTTaactcttttttttaaacgcAGTAACGtcataataaatgtaaaaacaaataattattaattaattcccTCGATTAAGTATTAAGGAACTGTAAGTTACAATATTTTGTCATCTTTAGTCTCTCTCTTCTTATCAATAATTTCACATAATCGGTTTTTCTATTCTCATCtcgaaaaatatgtaatttgaCAAACACAATATTCATCCGTTTAAAATTGAGCCCTGTTCGTTTTCCTAAAACTAAAAATATCTCGAGTATGTTATAATACTATGATTCTCGGTCGAACTTCAAAGTGTCTACAAAACCGGATAAAGAGTTGTAAAGAAACTTGATAATTTGTTGCACTAAACGAACGGTAAAAGTCGTAAAATTGAGTCTCATATTCGTTATAATCTGATTATGCTTTTCGTTTGTCGCGATAAGTTTACTGTGCCGGTAGTAATAGGAACTAAGTTTTACgttcaattaaaaatcaaactttCTCCAAAAAGTATGCGCAACTTGACAGCGTGTAACGTACGCGTAGACTACAAATAAAAAGCTcttatattcatttaattcGTCAGACagttaaaatacaaaattattcaaCTAATTGTTCCATCTAGGAAATTTCATCTTTGTTAAAACTTTGCAATGATAATTAGAAGAGATTCGCTTTCATCATAGTCAAGTCGCGATTTCTTTAAAGAGATTTACATCTACGTTCGATTCATTCGTCTCTGAAAACGTTCCTTTTAAAAACAGttgatttcatctttttctGTTATGAATTTCTTAAGCGCCGTAATAATATACGTGTTCTTACTGGTACGATATTTGTCGGAACATGCTACTAATTTCCTCCATCGTCTTGTTCTTCGTCTCTGGCACCTTCTTGTAGatgaagaagacgaagaatgCTTGTATCACGGCGAACATAATGAATACGTAAGCACCTAACGCTTCCTGCAGCGGAAGAAATCCTATGCTGACGATGAAGTTCGCCGTCCAATTTACTGCGATAGCAACGGACGTCGCTGCCGGTCTCGCGGATTGATTAAACAATTCGGATACCAAGAACCAAGGAATACTTCCTGGTCCAGTCGCAAATAGGACTACGAACATGATCACCAAGACGATTGAGAAGTAGGCTGCTGTACTAGATGTCTCCTGCAAAGACAACAACAAGTttagtataatttgtaatttgtagTACAATGATATATCAGAAATTTAACATGGTAATTTAagtgttattattattttataattgtcTAGGTGTGACTGGTATACTTACTGCAAAAACAAGACAAATAGCAAGCAAAGCGGTATCGATGAACATTCCGCCAAATCCAATAAGAAGCAACGTTTTCCTTCCAGCCCTTTCAACGAGtatcaaagaaataaaagtcATGACAACGTTCATCGCTCCGACTCCCATGGTCGCATTTTGAGCCGCATTTTTATCCAACTGTGCCATCATGAATATCTTCGTCGAGAAGAACATTACGGCATTTATGCCGGACAGTTGTTGCGCAAACATAATCATAATCGCGATCATCAATGGAATCCTAAGAGCAGGATTTACAAACAGTTCTTTCAGCGTGACCTTTGGCACAAGTTTCACTGATTCGTATTCCGCCCTCATTTCCTCCATTTCATCGTGAACTTCGAGCGTGCCACGTAGCCAGGACAAAGCTGCAACAAACAATCATCTCGTTATAGATAAACGTTTCGCTCTAATTAATAGAAGGAAAGTTTGTTTATCAGCATCAATAAGAAAACACGAcgattctaaaaaaaaaaacatctaTTGCTGTACACTACCAGCGAAAAGTGCGTAATCATTTTACTTCTTAACCCTTGGACCAGGCGACGTAGACGACTCTTTTTGCCGTGTGAACGTacgatttaaaattgaaatttcattttatccattcgtttctaataattaatatttcattccaGACGTACCTCTTTGCGCCTCCATGTCCTTTCCTCTACCGAGCAACAAGTACTTCGGACTCTCAGGGCACATCGGAAGTGTAAATACTTGGAAGATCGCAGGAACGATCGTCAAACATAAAAGAAGCGGCCATTGATCAGCCGTGCCTAATATTTGTTCTAGCCCGAGAATCTGTGATACCAGAATAGAAATAGTGATGACTAGTTGATAGACGGTCCCAACAGCTCCTCGTAGATGAATAGGTGATATTTCAGCTAGATACATGGGCGCTAGACCAGCGTTCAAACCAGCGTTAATACCGATTAGAAATCTTCCAATGATTATCATCTCGTAGCTCTTCGCTGTCTTTGCGCAACCCTCGAAGATGACCGTGAGGAGTACCAGGATGTTGTTCAACAGTAAACCACCCTTCCTGCCGAAACGATCGGCTACCGTGCCCACCAGCGAACCGCCTATCATACCACCCACGCAGAATATCGACACAGCTATCGACCATATCATCGTCACCTCGGATTGTTTCGTTGGTTCACCGGTACGATTCATTTTCAGGTTACTGATCCAATCCTCGATAAGCTGCAACACACCACCGATgcataatgataattaatgataattagGCCTTGCATCTAAATGCGTCAAGTGTTAAACACACACGGCGATAGTAAAAATTAACTTAGCATTTGATACGACGTAGATACGTGTAAAAATGCATAACGATTGCTAAATGGTCAGAGAATTATTTATATGCATATGTCTAATTAATAACTGCGTTCTGGAACTTTAGCGATGAAATACTTAGCTTAGCTTCCTGAATAAACGCGATCACGACGTTATAGCTAATATCGGTGTCAAAAAGATTTGAGAAAGTGCTGACGATGTATCTTATGACTTATGAAATACCTGCTGAGGTGCATTGACGACACCAGTGTTGTACCCATGTTGAAACGATGATCCAAGTGCAGCAGCCGCGATGGCGAATGCTAATCGTCCGTTCAGGCCCTGcgataatagaaaattatgttttttttagtcaaatttttatttattaatacattgaaaagaaatatgtagCCAGAAATGAATGATTGTGTTTCAGCTTATCGTCGTGGAACATTAAAAGGAATCAGCGATTAGAAATCGGCCAATAAGATAACGCGATATTAACTTTAAAACAAAGGCTGATCAGAGGTAAGAAATTTAGTTGAAAGAAAATCTTTCGTCGACCAAAGAGGAGGCTTTACAAACTTGCTTCTTACCGATTTCCTAATCACAGGAAATTTAAAAGTGGTCGTTTTTAAAGTCATCAGGAAGTTCGGATTAATCCACACTGGCTGGAAACACACTGAGGAAGATTGAAACGTTTACCGTCGGACGTTTATGCAAATTACCAGTATCTGCCTCCAATGTTTTCAAACACGTGTCAAAGAACAGTCTGCGGGTCGGTACCCCCGCCACGGATTTTTATATGCTCCAGCTATGGCGCACACAAAGACGCTAAACAAATTACACGCACGCACACTCGCGTGTCTCAAGGAAGCTCCCGACCAGTGTTTCTCAAATCGGTAAGTAAAATCTCTCTGAACCCCCATCGGTTATTTTCACAATCGATTATTCATTCCCGAACAATAATATATGGATACAAACCGTACTCTATATTTATGTTTTTCTAACGCGTAAATAACGTTTCTAAAGTGCGTGTTATGCAGACGCGTTCGCGTACAGATACAATAGGATGCAGCGTatcattttacttttttttttttcatttaaatataaatatatgcAGCACGTCGATACACGCTTATTCATAAGTGTACATAAATTTGCATGCTATGTTAAAAATGAACTTTTAGCCGAAGAACATCTACCAGCGCTTGGATAAAAATACATGCATATCTCGTGTGATctgttctttattttttcatgaATATGCGTATTATCTAAGATATTACAGACGAATTCTGTTTCTATCCAGGAGCATCGTCACTTTCACTGTTATTCGCAATGCAGTCGACATTTTGAAAACTTAAAGCAAGGAAATAGACAAGGACATGATATTATGCTTATTTTTATCTGTGACCATGAAGGTTTAGATTTGAAAAAGAATCCAGTGTGTATTTTTTCACTGATTGGTTTTTTACATCGCTCtaaaaaaaacatttcaaaTTCAATGTCAGCAATTCTAATAGAAACGTACCAACTTTTCCTATCAAATTGCACATAAATATGTACACGTAACGGTATAATTAGTCGTATATACGTGCATATCTATCGTTCCTAATGGGTCAtggtattctattttaaaagcaaaaaattgtggaattatgaagaTTCACTTAAAAACTAAGATTTGATTAATCTCGTGTTAATGTAGCTCGACtcgtgaaatattttatcgGACTCGTAAGCGCCACTTATCTTTTTCCCCTGATTCGATCGACTAGTGAGatataatttcaagaaaatgatACCACCAGCACGATATAAAAGGCAACTGCTTCGTAAGCACGTATCACGCAATAGCGTAATTGTGCATTCATTCACATTCAAACGTAAAAATGTATTAGTTTAAAAGCACATCCGACGTATCTATAATACAGACGAATTATGATTAGTAGTAGTGGTGTTAATGACGATAATAGCAGCAGTAGTAGGTAAGAACATTCCAGTCCTACGTGTGACGTCAGAGTGCTCTGGAATAAACCCGTTGTGTCACGCGGACGAGCGAAATTTCCCGCTCTCCGAAACTCTCGAACGCGATTGGTCGAGTCAAAGGTGTGTCGATCGCGAGCGAAGTCGATTGGTCGAACGTGCCAAGCCTCTTGTAAGCATGCGAGTCTCGTCGCGAACTTAACGTCCTAATTATAGCTACAACACGATGCGAATGCGAAAATTTTATCGGGACtttcaaagaaaaatcgaTAAGGGGAACTGTTAGTTCAATGATCCACGATCGCTCGATGAATAAGCACATCACTTCAAACGGTACGAAacgaaaattttctttctaagCATCTAAAATATCGACTTGTAAATAATGCTGTATACTTCATATCGTACCGGATATGTCAcgcagggccggccctgatgTCACACGAGTATCAATTCTGCTTTTCAAGtttagaattaataaaaatcgaaataaatattagtaatcttttttattataacaaaTAACGTATTTGTTTCGTGCACGGCAAACAACGCGTTCTTGCGACAGAAGATAACCTTATTACAGGATTACGTTATTTTTCTCGTTGCtagttttaaaataataaaaatagctCTGAACACCGCGGCAGATATTTTGATTCTTAACTGATCCacgaaacgaacgaacgtTTTCTTAACGAACCGGTATTCTTTTTCTGTCGTTTTCAAAAttggaaaacaaaaatttcGATACATCGATTGATCGCGTTCGTTCTATTTGCGCGTACTCTCATCCGATTATTATTcgtatgtaattaatatttatgatatTAAAGTATTATGATTTTGCATCGTTTATTAGTTTACGTCATGCTTTATAAAATGTTAAGAATACCAAACCATAATTCTCATTTAATCTAGAACAGAGAATTAAGTTTTTACTGATCGAAATTAACAATGattaaatattcaatataaaattccCTACCCTCTGACGTAACCGTTCTGAAATCTGTACTCGTCGTaccatatttctttttttcaagaacttgatttatattctcgaatttcaatttccacaGAATTGATCTTCACGGGAACGAAAATAAAAGGTAACATTCCTTTATCTCTTATCGTCGGtaattattctaatataaATACATCTGTTCTCATATATactgtatgtacattgagtaaacGGACACTTGTTTTTTCGATTATTTTCAGGTGCGCGTTGAATGGCAATTTTGCATGACAATCAAACTGTTGAAGCAACGCAAAGCAATGCCAATACCAAGTACACGGGTCCTTTCGTCACGACTATTTGTAGCGA
This window contains:
- the LOC114880783 gene encoding solute carrier family 2, facilitated glucose transporter member 1-like isoform X3, whose translation is MTLKTTTFKFPVIRKSGLNGRLAFAIAAAALGSSFQHGYNTGVVNAPQQLIEDWISNLKMNRTGEPTKQSEVTMIWSIAVSIFCVGGMIGGSLVGTVADRFGRKGGLLLNNILVLLTVIFEGCAKTAKSYEMIIIGRFLIGINAGLNAGLAPMYLAEISPIHLRGAVGTVYQLVITISILVSQILGLEQILGTADQWPLLLCLTIVPAIFQVFTLPMCPESPKYLLLGRGKDMEAQRALSWLRGTLEVHDEMEEMRAEYESVKLVPKVTLKELFVNPALRIPLMIAIMIMFAQQLSGINAVMFFSTKIFMMAQLDKNAAQNATMGVGAMNVVMTFISLILVERAGRKTLLLIGFGGMFIDTALLAICLVFAETSSTAAYFSIVLVIMFVVLFATGPGSIPWFLVSELFNQSARPAATSVAIAVNWTANFIVSIGFLPLQEALGAYVFIMFAVIQAFFVFFIYKKVPETKNKTMEEISSMFRQISYQ
- the LOC114880783 gene encoding solute carrier family 2, facilitated glucose transporter member 1-like isoform X2 codes for the protein MATEKDKSNSEIQEQVTTPTALTPAPKSIEGDKQLGLNGRLAFAIAAAALGSSFQHGYNTGVVNAPQQLIEDWISNLKMNRTGEPTKQSEVTMIWSIAVSIFCVGGMIGGSLVGTVADRFGRKGGLLLNNILVLLTVIFEGCAKTAKSYEMIIIGRFLIGINAGLNAGLAPMYLAEISPIHLRGAVGTVYQLVITISILVSQILGLEQILGTADQWPLLLCLTIVPAIFQVFTLPMCPESPKYLLLGRGKDMEAQRALSWLRGTLEVHDEMEEMRAEYESVKLVPKVTLKELFVNPALRIPLMIAIMIMFAQQLSGINAVMFFSTKIFMMAQLDKNAAQNATMGVGAMNVVMTFISLILVERAGRKTLLLIGFGGMFIDTALLAICLVFAETSSTAAYFSIVLVIMFVVLFATGPGSIPWFLVSELFNQSARPAATSVAIAVNWTANFIVSIGFLPLQEALGAYVFIMFAVIQAFFVFFIYKKVPETKNKTMEEISSMFRQISYQ
- the LOC114880783 gene encoding solute carrier family 2, facilitated glucose transporter member 1-like isoform X1: MDRDDEDFGEGFIAESHPLRPTHLSVPLSGRPDSRAPSISSSVSDLDVPIYTRETTIPLSAQRGLNGRLAFAIAAAALGSSFQHGYNTGVVNAPQQLIEDWISNLKMNRTGEPTKQSEVTMIWSIAVSIFCVGGMIGGSLVGTVADRFGRKGGLLLNNILVLLTVIFEGCAKTAKSYEMIIIGRFLIGINAGLNAGLAPMYLAEISPIHLRGAVGTVYQLVITISILVSQILGLEQILGTADQWPLLLCLTIVPAIFQVFTLPMCPESPKYLLLGRGKDMEAQRALSWLRGTLEVHDEMEEMRAEYESVKLVPKVTLKELFVNPALRIPLMIAIMIMFAQQLSGINAVMFFSTKIFMMAQLDKNAAQNATMGVGAMNVVMTFISLILVERAGRKTLLLIGFGGMFIDTALLAICLVFAETSSTAAYFSIVLVIMFVVLFATGPGSIPWFLVSELFNQSARPAATSVAIAVNWTANFIVSIGFLPLQEALGAYVFIMFAVIQAFFVFFIYKKVPETKNKTMEEISSMFRQISYQ
- the LOC114880783 gene encoding solute carrier family 2, facilitated glucose transporter member 1-like isoform X4 yields the protein MNKKWYQGLNGRLAFAIAAAALGSSFQHGYNTGVVNAPQQLIEDWISNLKMNRTGEPTKQSEVTMIWSIAVSIFCVGGMIGGSLVGTVADRFGRKGGLLLNNILVLLTVIFEGCAKTAKSYEMIIIGRFLIGINAGLNAGLAPMYLAEISPIHLRGAVGTVYQLVITISILVSQILGLEQILGTADQWPLLLCLTIVPAIFQVFTLPMCPESPKYLLLGRGKDMEAQRALSWLRGTLEVHDEMEEMRAEYESVKLVPKVTLKELFVNPALRIPLMIAIMIMFAQQLSGINAVMFFSTKIFMMAQLDKNAAQNATMGVGAMNVVMTFISLILVERAGRKTLLLIGFGGMFIDTALLAICLVFAETSSTAAYFSIVLVIMFVVLFATGPGSIPWFLVSELFNQSARPAATSVAIAVNWTANFIVSIGFLPLQEALGAYVFIMFAVIQAFFVFFIYKKVPETKNKTMEEISSMFRQISYQ